In Acanthochromis polyacanthus isolate Apoly-LR-REF ecotype Palm Island chromosome 18, KAUST_Apoly_ChrSc, whole genome shotgun sequence, the following proteins share a genomic window:
- the sh3bp2 gene encoding SH3 domain-binding protein 2 isoform X1 — MDVLPARGSVWSSAVGLLRDNAAFQRLSRRFSRRTMSSPEMCWPVPMRAIGAQNLLTMPGGVSTAGYLHKKGGSQFSLMKWPLRYIIIHKGCVYYFKSSTSPAPQGAFSLNGYNRVMRAAEETTSSNVFPFKIVHFSKKHRTWFFSAASEDERRKWMRYLRREIDHYNDRKDSQIPSDSDSDADSFYGTIERPMDLKHPVDTADDDYVEEDEDEDEEDYLKPDSDCSPTSTGRPTGPPPSYPPPPVPTSFQSHQDSSPGLVHRGLPPPIPQHRNPTSPLPKKPPPSMPPPSIPKDFSKGLPPPLPFAPHLQNPSSTSPPLPPLPHQRKPLQARATSVGGIGSDKRALPPVSIQSPATLPICDHLEKRMALNGPVHISLNAGGSQSLANNHLHSKPSLPNPRSTSPVGSTLSLNHTPSSHLSPSGHPPLSPLLKSGIHNKLMILKPPPPTAKPPMPGAKPKPSGTPLQRASPDGQSFRSLGDETEFRRKKDAIKPGGGDNSDEDYENVQLPDSVFIDSTETSVVEKLFRESSVSPQDGLYGIRKSGTKTAKVLVVWDISIAKARNYRLFEEDGCTYLESDLTFPNLPALIEHYYSHPLPHHGSLCLQKPYGT; from the exons ATGGACGTCCTGCCAGCTCGAGGCTCGGTGTGGAGCTCGGCGGTCGGCCTGCTGAGGGACAACGCTGCCTTCCAGAGGCTCAGCAGGAGGTTCAGCAGGAG AACCATGTCGTCTCCAGAGATGTGCTGGCCGGTGCCGATGCGAGCCATCGGGGCCCAGAACCTCCTCACCATGCCGGGAGGAGTTTCCACCGCAGGATACCTGCACAAGAAGGGAGGCAGCCAGTTCAGCCTCATGAAAT GGCCTCTGAGGTACATCATCATCCACAAAGGCTGTGTTTACTACTTTAAGAGCAGTACCTCTCCAGCACCACAGGGGGCGTTCTCTCTCAACGGCTACAACAG AGTGatgagagcagcagaggaaacGACGTCCAGCAacgtttttccttttaaaatcgTCCACTTCAGTAAGAAACACAGAACGTGGTTCTTCTCAGCCGCCAGCGAGGACGAAAGGAGG AAATGGATGCGATACCTGCGAAGAGAGATCGATCACTATAACGACAGAAAAGATTCACAGATCCCAAG TGACTCGGATTCAGATGCAGACAGTTTCTATGGCACCATTGAGAGGCCCATGGACCTTAAACATCCTGTGGACACCGCTGACGATG ATTATGttgaggaggatgaggatgaagacgaGGAAGACTATCTGAAGCCGGACAGTGACTGTTCGCCAACATCTACAG GTCGACCTACAGGACCGCCTCCTTCCTACCCTCCTCCCCCAGTGCCGACATCGTTTCAATCCCACCAAGACTCCAGTCCAGGACTTGTCCACAGAGGTCTTCCTCCTCCCATCCCACAACACAGAAACCCCACCAGCCCACTTCCGAAGAAACCTCCGCCTTCTATGCCACCTCCTTCCATACCAAAAGACTTCAGCAAAGGCCTCCCACCTCCTCTGCCCTTTGCCCCCCATCTACAAAACCCCTCTTCTACCagtcctcctctacctcctcttccCCACCAGAGGAAGCCTCTACAGGCCAGGGCGACCTCCGTGGGGGGGATTGGAAGTGACAAGAGGGCTCTGCCACCGGTGTCGATTCAGTCACCGGCCACTCTGCCCATCTGTGACCACTTGGAGAAAAGGATGGCGCTAAATGGTCCAGTTCACATCTCCCTTAATGCTGGAGGAAGCCAGTCGTTGGCAAACAACCACCTCCACAGCAAACCAAGTCTACCGAATCCGCGATCCACCAGCCCGGTAGGGTCCACGCTGTCCCTCAACCACACACCGTCCAGTCATCTCTCACCATCTGGCCACCCTCCACTCTCTCCACTGCTTAAATCTGGAATACACAATAAACTGATGATACTCAAACCACCTCCACCGACGGCCAAACCACCGATGCCTGGAGCCAAGCCCAAGCCGTCAGGAACACCTCTTCA AAGAGCATCTCCAGATGGACAGAGTTTCCGCTCACTGGGAGATGAGACGGAGTTCAGGAGGAAAAAAGACGCGATCAAACCCGGCGGAGGAGACAATTCTGACGAAGACTACGAGAAC GTGCAGCTTCCAGACTCGGTGTTCATCGACTCAACTGAAACCAGTGTCGtagaaaa GTTATTCAGAGAAAGCTCCGTTTCTCCTCAGGACGGACTGTACGGCATCAGGAAGTCTGGAACCAAAACGgcaaag gTGCTGGTGGTTTGGGACATCAGTATCGCCAAAGCCAGGAACTACAGACTGTTTGAAGAG GACGGCTGCACATATCTAGAGAGCGACTTGACCTTCCCCAACCTGCCGGCTCTGATTGAACACTACTACAGCCATCCTCTTCCTCACCACGGCTCGCTGTGTCTGCAGAAGCCCTACGGAACCTGA
- the sh3bp2 gene encoding SH3 domain-binding protein 2 isoform X2, whose product MDVLPARGSVWSSAVGLLRDNAAFQRLSRRFSRRTMSSPEMCWPVPMRAIGAQNLLTMPGGVSTAGYLHKKGGSQFSLMKWPLRYIIIHKGCVYYFKSSTSPAPQGAFSLNGYNRVMRAAEETTSSNVFPFKIVHFSKKHRTWFFSAASEDERRKWMRYLRREIDHYNDRKDSQIPSDSDSDADSFYGTIERPMDLKHPVDTADDDYVEEDEDEDEEDYLKPDSDCSPTSTGRPTGPPPSYPPPPVPTSFQSHQDSSPGLVHRGLPPPIPQHRNPTSPLPKKPPPSMPPPSIPKDFSKGLPPPLPFAPHLQNPSSTSPPLPPLPHQRKPLQARATSVGGIGSDKRALPPVSIQSPATLPICDHLEKRMALNGPVHISLNAGGSQSLANNHLHSKPSLPNPRSTSPVGSTLSLNHTPSSHLSPSGHPPLSPLLKSGIHNKLMILKPPPPTAKPPMPGAKPKPSGTPLQASPDGQSFRSLGDETEFRRKKDAIKPGGGDNSDEDYENVQLPDSVFIDSTETSVVEKLFRESSVSPQDGLYGIRKSGTKTAKVLVVWDISIAKARNYRLFEEDGCTYLESDLTFPNLPALIEHYYSHPLPHHGSLCLQKPYGT is encoded by the exons ATGGACGTCCTGCCAGCTCGAGGCTCGGTGTGGAGCTCGGCGGTCGGCCTGCTGAGGGACAACGCTGCCTTCCAGAGGCTCAGCAGGAGGTTCAGCAGGAG AACCATGTCGTCTCCAGAGATGTGCTGGCCGGTGCCGATGCGAGCCATCGGGGCCCAGAACCTCCTCACCATGCCGGGAGGAGTTTCCACCGCAGGATACCTGCACAAGAAGGGAGGCAGCCAGTTCAGCCTCATGAAAT GGCCTCTGAGGTACATCATCATCCACAAAGGCTGTGTTTACTACTTTAAGAGCAGTACCTCTCCAGCACCACAGGGGGCGTTCTCTCTCAACGGCTACAACAG AGTGatgagagcagcagaggaaacGACGTCCAGCAacgtttttccttttaaaatcgTCCACTTCAGTAAGAAACACAGAACGTGGTTCTTCTCAGCCGCCAGCGAGGACGAAAGGAGG AAATGGATGCGATACCTGCGAAGAGAGATCGATCACTATAACGACAGAAAAGATTCACAGATCCCAAG TGACTCGGATTCAGATGCAGACAGTTTCTATGGCACCATTGAGAGGCCCATGGACCTTAAACATCCTGTGGACACCGCTGACGATG ATTATGttgaggaggatgaggatgaagacgaGGAAGACTATCTGAAGCCGGACAGTGACTGTTCGCCAACATCTACAG GTCGACCTACAGGACCGCCTCCTTCCTACCCTCCTCCCCCAGTGCCGACATCGTTTCAATCCCACCAAGACTCCAGTCCAGGACTTGTCCACAGAGGTCTTCCTCCTCCCATCCCACAACACAGAAACCCCACCAGCCCACTTCCGAAGAAACCTCCGCCTTCTATGCCACCTCCTTCCATACCAAAAGACTTCAGCAAAGGCCTCCCACCTCCTCTGCCCTTTGCCCCCCATCTACAAAACCCCTCTTCTACCagtcctcctctacctcctcttccCCACCAGAGGAAGCCTCTACAGGCCAGGGCGACCTCCGTGGGGGGGATTGGAAGTGACAAGAGGGCTCTGCCACCGGTGTCGATTCAGTCACCGGCCACTCTGCCCATCTGTGACCACTTGGAGAAAAGGATGGCGCTAAATGGTCCAGTTCACATCTCCCTTAATGCTGGAGGAAGCCAGTCGTTGGCAAACAACCACCTCCACAGCAAACCAAGTCTACCGAATCCGCGATCCACCAGCCCGGTAGGGTCCACGCTGTCCCTCAACCACACACCGTCCAGTCATCTCTCACCATCTGGCCACCCTCCACTCTCTCCACTGCTTAAATCTGGAATACACAATAAACTGATGATACTCAAACCACCTCCACCGACGGCCAAACCACCGATGCCTGGAGCCAAGCCCAAGCCGTCAGGAACACCTCTTCA AGCATCTCCAGATGGACAGAGTTTCCGCTCACTGGGAGATGAGACGGAGTTCAGGAGGAAAAAAGACGCGATCAAACCCGGCGGAGGAGACAATTCTGACGAAGACTACGAGAAC GTGCAGCTTCCAGACTCGGTGTTCATCGACTCAACTGAAACCAGTGTCGtagaaaa GTTATTCAGAGAAAGCTCCGTTTCTCCTCAGGACGGACTGTACGGCATCAGGAAGTCTGGAACCAAAACGgcaaag gTGCTGGTGGTTTGGGACATCAGTATCGCCAAAGCCAGGAACTACAGACTGTTTGAAGAG GACGGCTGCACATATCTAGAGAGCGACTTGACCTTCCCCAACCTGCCGGCTCTGATTGAACACTACTACAGCCATCCTCTTCCTCACCACGGCTCGCTGTGTCTGCAGAAGCCCTACGGAACCTGA
- the sh3bp2 gene encoding SH3 domain-binding protein 2 isoform X3, whose amino-acid sequence MSADMSAPSLRKKKSFARSSKPSARMCIRDQRDVITMSSPEMCWPVPMRAIGAQNLLTMPGGVSTAGYLHKKGGSQFSLMKWPLRYIIIHKGCVYYFKSSTSPAPQGAFSLNGYNRVMRAAEETTSSNVFPFKIVHFSKKHRTWFFSAASEDERRKWMRYLRREIDHYNDRKDSQIPSDSDSDADSFYGTIERPMDLKHPVDTADDDYVEEDEDEDEEDYLKPDSDCSPTSTGRPTGPPPSYPPPPVPTSFQSHQDSSPGLVHRGLPPPIPQHRNPTSPLPKKPPPSMPPPSIPKDFSKGLPPPLPFAPHLQNPSSTSPPLPPLPHQRKPLQARATSVGGIGSDKRALPPVSIQSPATLPICDHLEKRMALNGPVHISLNAGGSQSLANNHLHSKPSLPNPRSTSPVGSTLSLNHTPSSHLSPSGHPPLSPLLKSGIHNKLMILKPPPPTAKPPMPGAKPKPSGTPLQRASPDGQSFRSLGDETEFRRKKDAIKPGGGDNSDEDYENVQLPDSVFIDSTETSVVEKLFRESSVSPQDGLYGIRKSGTKTAKVLVVWDISIAKARNYRLFEEDGCTYLESDLTFPNLPALIEHYYSHPLPHHGSLCLQKPYGT is encoded by the exons AACCATGTCGTCTCCAGAGATGTGCTGGCCGGTGCCGATGCGAGCCATCGGGGCCCAGAACCTCCTCACCATGCCGGGAGGAGTTTCCACCGCAGGATACCTGCACAAGAAGGGAGGCAGCCAGTTCAGCCTCATGAAAT GGCCTCTGAGGTACATCATCATCCACAAAGGCTGTGTTTACTACTTTAAGAGCAGTACCTCTCCAGCACCACAGGGGGCGTTCTCTCTCAACGGCTACAACAG AGTGatgagagcagcagaggaaacGACGTCCAGCAacgtttttccttttaaaatcgTCCACTTCAGTAAGAAACACAGAACGTGGTTCTTCTCAGCCGCCAGCGAGGACGAAAGGAGG AAATGGATGCGATACCTGCGAAGAGAGATCGATCACTATAACGACAGAAAAGATTCACAGATCCCAAG TGACTCGGATTCAGATGCAGACAGTTTCTATGGCACCATTGAGAGGCCCATGGACCTTAAACATCCTGTGGACACCGCTGACGATG ATTATGttgaggaggatgaggatgaagacgaGGAAGACTATCTGAAGCCGGACAGTGACTGTTCGCCAACATCTACAG GTCGACCTACAGGACCGCCTCCTTCCTACCCTCCTCCCCCAGTGCCGACATCGTTTCAATCCCACCAAGACTCCAGTCCAGGACTTGTCCACAGAGGTCTTCCTCCTCCCATCCCACAACACAGAAACCCCACCAGCCCACTTCCGAAGAAACCTCCGCCTTCTATGCCACCTCCTTCCATACCAAAAGACTTCAGCAAAGGCCTCCCACCTCCTCTGCCCTTTGCCCCCCATCTACAAAACCCCTCTTCTACCagtcctcctctacctcctcttccCCACCAGAGGAAGCCTCTACAGGCCAGGGCGACCTCCGTGGGGGGGATTGGAAGTGACAAGAGGGCTCTGCCACCGGTGTCGATTCAGTCACCGGCCACTCTGCCCATCTGTGACCACTTGGAGAAAAGGATGGCGCTAAATGGTCCAGTTCACATCTCCCTTAATGCTGGAGGAAGCCAGTCGTTGGCAAACAACCACCTCCACAGCAAACCAAGTCTACCGAATCCGCGATCCACCAGCCCGGTAGGGTCCACGCTGTCCCTCAACCACACACCGTCCAGTCATCTCTCACCATCTGGCCACCCTCCACTCTCTCCACTGCTTAAATCTGGAATACACAATAAACTGATGATACTCAAACCACCTCCACCGACGGCCAAACCACCGATGCCTGGAGCCAAGCCCAAGCCGTCAGGAACACCTCTTCA AAGAGCATCTCCAGATGGACAGAGTTTCCGCTCACTGGGAGATGAGACGGAGTTCAGGAGGAAAAAAGACGCGATCAAACCCGGCGGAGGAGACAATTCTGACGAAGACTACGAGAAC GTGCAGCTTCCAGACTCGGTGTTCATCGACTCAACTGAAACCAGTGTCGtagaaaa GTTATTCAGAGAAAGCTCCGTTTCTCCTCAGGACGGACTGTACGGCATCAGGAAGTCTGGAACCAAAACGgcaaag gTGCTGGTGGTTTGGGACATCAGTATCGCCAAAGCCAGGAACTACAGACTGTTTGAAGAG GACGGCTGCACATATCTAGAGAGCGACTTGACCTTCCCCAACCTGCCGGCTCTGATTGAACACTACTACAGCCATCCTCTTCCTCACCACGGCTCGCTGTGTCTGCAGAAGCCCTACGGAACCTGA